Genomic window (Brachionichthys hirsutus isolate HB-005 unplaced genomic scaffold, CSIRO-AGI_Bhir_v1 contig_261, whole genome shotgun sequence):
TCGTATTCCCTCTCGAAAATACGCCATTTCTCGGCAATGTCTCCCTCGAACACAAGGGGGTCGGGTCTTCGGAATCCCTCCGCCATACTTAACAAGCACGGTTAAGACGATTAactgtcttcttctgttctttccttcacataaaaaacaacaactcacggTCGGCAGGTCCGAAAcgtcttctgacaccatgtagaatgttcgtgcaatgagaacagatacttattttcggtaacacgtctttattgcctcttactcccgtgcgtggcttttacaacaacaagaccataaactagaacccgagcatgcgcagcacgaacctacggcaactgatgtaggacatacCTCGcaataaacatgcgatcattctaGTGCATGATCTACAGGCTGGACTTCATCGTGCCTGGAGATCCGGGAGAAGAGGACCGACTGTgatcggggtctgggtctacgtttcacgctttggtgttaatgctaATACATGATAACGCTGTTTGcttgcaggttaatggggggattttaataatgttgtgttcattgctgatgtgaggggctgtgggggtattagggttggtaatctgtattagttACCACAGCTCCTTGCTATGCAAGCTTTGAGGGGTCCCCTTTGGGGCCCGTAGGGGGGGGTTAGCTCCCGCGTTTACGCTGTGAACATATTATTGTTAgtgatttccattttgtctgcacacactctctgctgGCCAGGTTCGGGGTCCAAGTTAACGCCCTTGGGGGGGTGGGCGCCACGGATCTGGTCAGGGAGTGAACATATAGGTCACATataggttagtgaggtgacccgttcgggccacctcagcagggggactgttagatatttgagttctgcagcacgctcacaatacacagggtgcacaaacactcttagtttctttatctctacatactttgtaataatcacacacatagattaatcacatataaagcatcacattgtaactgatacatggtgggaataagtcagggccctaacggcccatcccaggaggagggtgttttgacggccactataaagatcactgccgtagaacattcgggactcttctacagagccccccccccccccccccccccccgtctgtaggagagtccagcgctgtgtttccttaccagctttgtacttactgaaaaccttcagtaaacttgattcgttttataatcctgactcattattgaataaacacctccaacacgagatataataaaagaaccggggaaaaaggagaaacctaacagcgacatgcggaggccacgtggaggctgtcttctccttgtgaagcactttgtggcttgttgtctgtgaaggtgatctatgaataatatataatatataaataacatttacttcctgactgaaactaaatgatgagctcaggtaacgaccagcaggtcgagcctcgacgtcaccaacagcagaacctgtcaggtaaagatggaccctgttctgatcatgggttctgttgtctcagctgaagaactcaaggtgggacttttattattccgcattgactctaccaggaacatgagcgcagtgaaagtggagcagaaagcggagcagcatccggatcaaacatcaacagcggctcacgtttctgtcggtccagaagttttcagcgtccagaactcagaacctgctgagacgctcaaacaaagactctgacgcagcttaaaataagatccattctactttcgcttttgattcacaacctgtgacagttctgccgagtaacaagcgacgtcatcgctcagactaaattctgattggctcagactaaattctgattggctcagactaaattctgattggctcagactaaatcctgattggctcagacggacggggaagtccgctcctctcgtgttttgtcctcacttcacccttgatggtcggactggaagctttaaagaatcttgtggctgttctgttgtttgagctgcagatgggacagttcacgatgaagacctcggttctggttctggttctggttctggttctgggtacaggtgtacctggggcggtgggaggtgagtttctatcctgctctctgggttgacggttctgttgttgtacttcctgacatgttaggagtctagaaatgtccaaacggtaccgacccgtcatcttaaagttcttcctgtaaagtccatttacttcaggtccaaatgggacaggaggacagaggtagttcttccttctttgtcctctttaatttgatgggttcagaacctccggctcagacggacatcggacctgatgacggaggtgtgctggtgtcggtcggtggttctgctgaggtccagcAACAAACCagtttagagatggtttccaagctgcgtcttcatgatagagtttgtccaccagagagtggacagctttattctccagctgacaaatgtcctgatccgtttggatgggttctgacccgtgtcagcctcagaacccagcatggactggaccgcacggtttccacaccgaactatgagcaggggacggatttgttcagcattctggacgtgacacagaaacaggacgtccacgtcttcagacgacggcggaggttctgaggagaacaacaatggaagtgtcagaactcaaagagaacaaatcagagaaccttcctgttgatacctgaacagaaccaactgttagaaccaggacgagaaggaagagacgtcagctgatgatggagggaatgttggaacgtcagaggatcagaatccgctctgaatccaacggatattataactAGTGTTATAACTTGTGTTATAACCGGTGtgataactggtgttataactgatgttagactggtattataactggtattataactggtattataactggtgttataactggtgttataactggtgttataactggtgttagactggtattataactggtattataactggtattataactggtgttataactggtgttataactggtattataactggtgttataactgctgttataaccgatgttagactggcgttctttcttatatagaaccgtgtccttcaaatattaaatgtatcaatattaatgagaaatattcatcacaaaatctgttgtgagtgaaacaggctttgggttctgcaggttctgcccatcaggacctgacggtgtttcgggaccgggtcacaactttatttgttgtggtgctgaaacccaaatctttagggtcaaaccgttttaattcacaaactctccgacatctggccttgaaaatgatgccagttatcagctgatggtggaaaatgaccagcgcgactttgtgaaaccatagaagaagaagttctgctgggtttcagctgcaggagcctcagagttcaaacctgtgatcagaaccagaagttgtcatcggtcacaggttcaggtgtgagtggagagcaggaagtgatgtcatcaggtggaaacaggttcaaccttcagatcgtgattctggtttttctttcagagactcactctttgaagtatttcgagacggcgtcttctggagtctcaaacttcccggagtttgtgtccgttggtttgatcgatgacgtccagatggttcactatgacagtaagaccaagagagcagaacccaaacaggactggatggacaaagtcacagcagaggatccagagtactggacccgAGAGACGGGGAACGGTGTGGGGAACCAAGAACGGAACAAATTCAACATGGAAACTTTAaggaagcgcttcaaccaatcagaaggtttgtttgtgtttattaaatgttgtgttcatgctgtaggaagtaaacacacacacacacacacgcacacacacacacacgcacacacacacacacacgctcacacacacacacacacacacacatacacacacacacacacacacacacgcacacacgcacacacacacacgcacacacacacacacacacacacacctctgcaggaacgcttttgcatcactgctgggtttctaaagctccgggacacagactggttctgctggttctgctggttctgctggttctgctgggtctgctggttccagtgaggaccaggtcgatgactggagtctgtctctctctcaggtgttcACATTGtccagcagctgattggctgtgagtgggacgatgagactggagaggtcactggttttaaTCAGcatggttataatggagaagacttcatcgtcctggacctgaagacggagacatggatcgctcccagtcctcaggctgtcatcaccaaacacagatgtgaTCATGATAGAGCTCTGATGGAATACTACAAGCATTACCTCACCCAggagtgtcctgagtgggggaggaagtatctggagtatgggaggagctctctgctgagaacaggtagaagcacatcacctggtggagtttcaaaccagcaaccttcatgttcctctgctgtttctgacccacacacagagacacactctgtcctttacctctctgtcctcctcctctctccttcagtcttcttctcctctgctcctcccttcttttgtcgcctcctctcctctgaggtttatttgcgtcgtttcagtgtctctggcgacaacagtgactcctgatgacgtgtctttgtctcctcctccagagctcccctctctaacgtgtctttgtctcctcctccagatctccctgctctaacgtgtctttgtctcctcctccagagctcccctctctaacgtgtctttgtctcctcctccagagctcccctctcgaacgtgtctttgtctcctcctccagagcttccctcaataacgtgtctttgtctcctcctccagtgctcccctcaataacgtgtctttgtctcctcctccagtgctcccctttataacgtgtctttgtctcctcctccagatctctcctctctaacgtgtctttgtctcctcctccagtgctcccctctataacgtgtctttgtctcctcctccagatctcccctctctaacgtgtctttgtctcctcctccagagctcccctcaataacgtgtctttgtctcctcctccagtgctcctctttataacgtgtctttgtctcctcctccagatctctcctctctaacgtgtctttgtctcctcctccagatctcccctctctaacgtgtctttgtctcctcctccagtgctcccctctctaacgtgtctttgtctcctcccccagagctcccctctctaacgtgtctttgtctcctcctccagagctcccctctctaacgtgtctttgtctcctcctccagagctcccctcaataacgtgtctttgtctcctcctccagatctcccctctctaacgtgtctttgtttcctcctccagatctcccttctataacgtgtctttgtctcctccagagctcccttctataacgtgtctttgtctcctcctccagatctcccctctctaacgtgtctttgtctcctcctccagatctcccctctctaacgtgtctttgtctcctcctccagatctctcctctctaacgtgtctttgtctcctcctccagatctctcctctctaacgtgtctttgtctcctcctccagatctctcctctctaacgtgtcttagtctcctcctccagagctccgctctctaacgtgtctttgtctcctcctccagagctcccctcagtgtttctcctccagaagactccttcctctcccgtcagctgcttcgctacaggtttctacccagacagagccgctctcttctggaggaaggatggggaggagcttcatgaggaggtggagcacggagagatcctccccaaccatgacggaaccttccagatgagtgtggacctgaacctttcatcggcggcggctgaagactggaggaggtacgactgtgtgttccagctcttcggtgtgaaggacgacttggtcaccagactggacaaaggaaagatctggaccaactggggtgagactgggatcagggggtgaaggtggggacacatttctgtctctctgatggtccagatcatgggtttgaagagttggacagaagttttgtttcttttattgtcgtttgctgttttctgtgtaactttagagttcagataatcaataagccacccgggacccagacaacggtaccagaaccctaacccagtacctgcacagaagacggaagcctttgaatcagtgatagttctgttggtggtggcggtccgatgtccactgggctttcattcatgcaggacgatgtcagtaaagtcagttcatgtcctcagcggaggaggttctgattggacctggatctgttagcaggatgatccagaaccgcggattaggttctgattggacctggatctgttagtaGGATGATCCACAACTGCGGAGgaagttctgattggacctggatctgcttgttagcaggatgatccagaaccgtggaggaggttctgattggacctggatctgcttgttagcaggattctccatgaggacaggtccacagagctgtgggactgtccagtctcagcagagcgacgcagcgttccagcgcttcggaggtttcggtctggagttggagaaaaagtattttggatccatttcagttttcagaagtttctagttttaaagtcaaacctctgtcagaacattagaacattggacgagtctccctgagactggaaccaacatcaggacagaaagcagcacagaccgtcctcctgtggacaggtggacatgaaaccacctaaagaggacggcaggaccaccaaccaggtggtgtccgtctgcaggacggttctgttgggacatggacgttgttctctgacttgttgttttctgctctccagaggaacccactaatgtgaacgccatcatcatcatcgtcatcactgcagcggttcttctcgtcctcacggctgccgttggattcaagctgtacaaacagaggacaggtgagcgacccagacagaaccagtctctgtctcctggctttgattggacactttgacctgatgaagcaaacaggaggtggtttcagcttcagagtccagaaccacgatgacggaccagggaagacagtcgtgctgtgttgacccttgagtaactcctggacagtttagtccatttcagaaattctaagctccctccaggacaaccaccgtcctctttggtgaggcggagtcacaaaatctcaacgtccataatttgactgtgtaatccgtgtttaacctgtccacgacccttgagacaaaaatgtccatttgttctacatagtgtccaagaaaaggtcacagaggggtgatttttgaaaggggggtaatttgggcttaaatttgaaaacccatatttcccaccgccgtttgtctgtccggctgttagcaagataactcaaaaagttctggacggatctggatgaagtttccaggatttgtcgggaatgtttccagggacagatgattacatttcggtgatgatccagaagagatcctggattctggatcacttggaactatttgttaatattgcagtcaatggagattcaaaatattttcctcaatatctcagttgattatttatcaatgtttatggagtttgacacgcagggggggggggtgtctatctctccaactggatcaggtccagaatgaggtcaggaaaaatattacattttacaggtggacattttgtccacttgaagggtcatgaattggactttttttgtaacacaagcgttaaactgtccccggttcctttcggaggacgtcccgttcttcgtctcctctgtttagcagcagctacttttgtttgatggagtgttgctggtgatccactcgcatccgttcacctgcaaccgtgagcggtggaatgatgcgtctttgttatccaggtaaacctcgtccaccttctgaggacagcgctgagctcacgaagagactgcagccagaggtggacatgcagccagaggtggacatgcagccagaggtcgtcatccagccagaggtggacatgcagccagaggtggacatgcagccggaggtgagcatgcagccggaggtggacacgCAGCCGGAGGTCAtcatccagccggagggcgttgggacaaggacagaatgaacgcagtgagtgtcttcgtgtgggacactatgtgtagaagaaccttctgacacggggagattattctctgtcagacttgtgagacaagatagtctttgtcctttggtgtcttttccccaacaaaaggtgaagcggtttcacctgaagggatctgaggttgttggacaaagacaatgagtccacctggacatttaaggtggactgatcgggttcgggtgtggcttcgtggcgtttctgctcagttctgttggttctgtctccgcagggttctgggacaaggagcggtgtccccacatcgtcctgtttgaactggagtccaccgggtcttcaccagaacccgatccgatcaaagacatcagcgacgaggatccagtgatcgatacttattgattagagtctaaacggtgtcatttagatatttcggggattgttctcgtctctcttctctggagacgccaaacaggatctttaagactgtcttcatccggaggtgtcggagtaaacgggcgtgtctttgttcctcctggactccgcccctcccccagtgcttcctgtctgttcacggatcacaatcacttcctgtgttgttaacgagacgaaggctgaagtcgtcctgctggttcctttctttagacagaaagttctgctttacaataaaatcccacattttccacctgtttcttgtttgattgatccgtctccaataccatgaatattcccagtctcattgctccgtctccaataccatgaatattcccagtctcattgctccgtctccaataccatgaatattcccagtctcattgctccgtctccaataccatgaatattcccagtccgattgctccgtctccaatcccatgagtattcccagtctgattgctccgtctccaataccatgaatattcccagtccgattgctccgtctccaatcccatgaatattcccagtctgattgatccgtctccaatcccatgtatattcccagtccgattgctccgtctccaatcccatgaatattcccagtccgattggtccgtctccaattccgtgaatattcccagtctcgtTGCTCTGTCTCCAATCTATAAAACTAAAATCGCATGTAAGTCTGCTGcgttcagtgacagaaatgatacaGTTCCTGATAGTCAGACTGATAACAGCCATCCTGCGTTTTGGatggaggtcgcaggttcaaatccggctgggggcctttctttgtggagtctttattaccctcgccgaaggggaggcaagggtattgcaattgggtctgtttgtctgtctgtctggatccagattctagaatgtttttaaaggattctttaacattgcgagatagggcacttttcttaatttcttcaaaacgcatggcggtatggatctgaaaaaaaatcacacataagtactccttaaaggtctatgaccatgactaatttcggccgaatccggatcacaatccggatctgagagctaattttcgttctaaaatctgcatttttcaggagtccatcctgacctcaattctggagctagagacttcagatttggtgtgaacactcatagttcattctggtttcatatatgttacagttgtagttgtatcttttcccgttccggagcagcaagctagagcaggtttggcccctctgatccggaagccctgtttactgtctcacaagatcgaatagtctattggaggcggggtctgcaatctctgattggctcatgttccaaatgagaattagttctcaattaacttacctgtttcaatagaagtaaaataaaataacatcttctTGTACATGAAACAATCGTCTcttctgactacgggcgagaggcggggtactcccaggatgtgtcaccagcgcattgcggggccacacagaatggaaatcgaacccagtacctgtttgctgtgaggcggcggcgctaatcactgcgccaccattctGCCCCGTAATTACTGTCATCTGAAAATGTGACAGGTTGATGGAGTTTTGGTTGCGACAACGCCACCCAGGGAATTTTACTCCTGGGAATTATCTAGGAGGAATTATCTCTCCTGAATTGTACTGGTGCGCGTATCCCTACTCCAGGGACACAGGTTCGATTCATTCcacacaggcagagagcggGTCCGGTTCACACAGTTTATTCTCAGATTGACATACAGCTGTGTCTTCAAAATTGGTATCGGTTTAACAACAATTATTAACACTGATTAACATAAGGCACCATAACAGTCAGCACAAACAATATGAAACAGAGGAATTTCcacctaaagcagcagccacgatcaggggagggcagtggctgtgaacggcccacacgcctcttcaaccttccagaaataataatctcactgccaacaggacagcagagcaaacacatcCGCCGCTCGATTTCACCGGAGATCAGACGAGCAGGCCAGCCCGCGCCTCAGCTCTATCACCGATCAGCTGCTCTGACAACAAATCCCGCGCGCAGATGGTCATTCATTCGCGTCCGTCACGCCACGACAGCCCATGAGTAACCCGGAAGAGGTGTGGATGCGCGCGCAGCTACAGGAAGTATATGCCGGCCATTGAGGGGCGAACCTACACCACCGCATAGCGCCCCTCAgtggcacggagggagactacATATGGCcacataaacaaaaataaaaatacaaaataaaataaaaataaaatagaactaaataaataaaaactattctgaaaaaagatcaggaccagggttattatagttaacgaaaactaacgaaaaaacgaaaactagaattgaaaaaacattttcgttaactagaactaataaaaa
Coding sequences:
- the LOC137914028 gene encoding H-2 class I histocompatibility antigen, Q10 alpha chain-like, which gives rise to MVGLEALKNLVAVLLFELQMGQFTMKTSVLVLVLVLVLGTGVPGAVGETHSLKYFETASSGVSNFPEFVSVGLIDDVQMVHYDSKTKRAEPKQDWMDKVTAEDPEYWTRETGNGVGNQERNKFNMETLRKRFNQSEGVHIVQQLIGCEWDDETGEVTGFNQHGYNGEDFIVLDLKTETWIAPSPQAVITKHRCDHDRALMEYYKHYLTQECPEWGRKYLEYGRSSLLRTELPSVFLLQKTPSSPVSCFATGFYPDRAALFWRKDGEELHEEVEHGEILPNHDGTFQMSVDLNLSSAAAEDWRRYDCVFQLFGVKDDLVTRLDKGKIWTNWEEPTNVNAIIIIVITAAVLLVLTAAVGFKLYKQRTGKPRPPSEDSAELTKRLQPEVDMQPEVDMQPEVVIQPEVDMQPEVDMQPEVSMQPEVDTQPEVIIQPEGVGTRTE